Proteins encoded together in one Candidatus Dependentiae bacterium window:
- a CDS encoding prepilin-type N-terminal cleavage/methylation domain-containing protein, producing the protein MKKGFTIIELMIVVAIIAFLAMISIPSFTKFLAKSKRAEAYMNLHSLYAAQKSHWAQHGNYSTILSGNEGIGWKPEGYHGGGVDENFYYTYGFANGSEGTNYFTGKLQTSHTYLNKAHANQNEFLIIAAGDILGNGKPDILSVDHHNKITFLQDALSQ; encoded by the coding sequence ATGAAAAAGGGATTCACGATCATCGAATTGATGATCGTTGTTGCTATTATTGCTTTTCTTGCAATGATCTCCATTCCAAGCTTCACCAAATTTTTAGCAAAATCAAAACGAGCTGAGGCATATATGAACCTACATTCATTATATGCAGCACAAAAATCTCATTGGGCACAACATGGCAATTATTCGACAATTCTAAGCGGTAATGAAGGTATAGGCTGGAAACCGGAAGGTTATCATGGTGGCGGTGTAGATGAAAACTTCTATTATACATATGGTTTTGCAAATGGATCTGAAGGTACCAACTATTTTACCGGTAAATTACAAACATCACACACTTATTTGAATAAAGCGCATGCAAATCAAAATGAATTCTTGATTATTGCTGCTGGTGACATTCTTGGTAACGGCAAACCAGATATTTTATCTGTTGACCATCATAATAAAATTACTTTTTTGCAAGATGCGCTTTCTCAATAG
- the tnpA gene encoding IS200/IS605 family transposase encodes MSKYWKGSQTTHRLMYHLVWIPKYRKRMLRGRIAKRIEELLDECADMNRWKLNIQPDHVHVLVRMRPEVSVSKMVQLFKGMSSKVIREEFPELKEFLWGKSFWADGYFAETSGQLNESQIREYIKNQ; translated from the coding sequence ATGAGTAAATATTGGAAAGGATCGCAAACAACGCATAGGCTTATGTATCACTTAGTGTGGATTCCAAAGTACAGAAAGAGAATGTTAAGAGGAAGAATAGCAAAACGAATTGAAGAACTGCTGGACGAATGTGCAGATATGAATAGGTGGAAACTAAATATTCAACCTGATCATGTACATGTTCTTGTTCGGATGAGGCCTGAAGTAAGTGTGAGTAAAATGGTTCAGCTATTCAAGGGAATGAGCAGTAAAGTAATTCGCGAAGAATTTCCTGAATTAAAAGAATTCTTGTGGGGTAAAAGTTTTTGGGCAGATGGATATTTTGCTGAAACATCAGGACAGCTGAATGAAAGCCAAATTAGGGAGTACATTAAAAATCAATAA